The segment AAAGCAGCATTTTCCATAAGACCAATCATTGCGGGGGTCGCATAGACCTCTATCTGGCCGCTTCCATATGCCTGAGCAGTCTTATCTCTGGTCACCGTTTCTCCGGCTTCGCCGGCCAAGCCTACCTTTAATTTACTCATTATGACCCCTCCACTTGATTTTTAAATGCCCCTTACACCACACCAACCCCCATGTATAGAAAATTATCCACAGCCGATAATCTCATATACATCAAGAAAGAGCCCGGGATTCATTCCCGGGCGCGCCTTACTCGTATTGCCACTCTTCTATCGTCTTTTCGTAAGAGGTGCTTTCATCTTCCTTAAAGTAAATGGCGATTTCTCTTTGAGCACTTTCCACAGAGTCAGCGCCGTGTATTACATTGCGTCCGATATCTAACCCATAATCGCCTCGGATGGTACCAGGTTCCGCTTCCAAAGGATTGGTTTTACCCATCATCTTTCGGGCAGCGCTCACCACATCTTTCCCTGCCCATACCATGGCCACCACAGGACCCGAGGTGATGTATCCCAGCAAGCCGGGGAAAAATGGTTT is part of the Metallumcola ferriviriculae genome and harbors:
- the ndk gene encoding nucleoside-diphosphate kinase; protein product: MEQTYVMIKPDGVQRNLVGDVIGRFEKKGYKLVAIKLLLLTEEQAKEHYREHVGKPFFPGLLGYITSGPVVAMVWAGKDVVSAARKMMGKTNPLEAEPGTIRGDYGLDIGRNVIHGADSVESAQREIAIYFKEDESTSYEKTIEEWQYE